A single region of the Ancylobacter novellus DSM 506 genome encodes:
- a CDS encoding DedA family protein, whose product MIELESYAREMLAFVEAHAHWAPYIAFALAFGESIAVLSLFFPATFVLIGLGPIIEAGGAPFAPVWAAAVAGASLGDALSYWIGRHFKDSARHIWPLRNYPEMLARGERFFRSYGSWSVFIGRFFGPLRAVVPLVAGMFGMPHLIFQMANVTSAMVWAFLLLAPGAAAVKLLGW is encoded by the coding sequence TTGATCGAGCTGGAGAGCTATGCCCGCGAGATGCTCGCCTTCGTCGAGGCGCATGCACACTGGGCGCCCTACATTGCCTTCGCGCTGGCCTTCGGCGAATCCATCGCCGTGCTGTCGCTGTTCTTCCCCGCCACCTTCGTGCTGATCGGGCTAGGCCCGATCATCGAGGCCGGCGGCGCGCCCTTCGCGCCGGTCTGGGCGGCGGCGGTCGCCGGAGCGTCACTGGGCGACGCGTTGTCCTACTGGATCGGCCGCCATTTCAAGGACAGCGCCCGCCATATCTGGCCGCTGCGCAACTATCCGGAGATGCTGGCGCGCGGCGAGCGCTTCTTCCGCAGCTATGGAAGTTGGAGCGTCTTCATCGGCCGCTTCTTCGGGCCCTTACGCGCCGTGGTGCCGCTGGTCGCCGGCATGTTCGGCATGCCGCACCTGATCTTCCAGATGGCGAACGTCACCTCCGCCATGGTCTGGGCCTTCCTCCTGCTCGCGCCCGGCGCGGCGGCGGTGAAGCTGCTAGGGTGGTGA
- a CDS encoding NAD(P)/FAD-dependent oxidoreductase has product MAFDTDHPASWYAATAHHLSPFPPLAGTVRTDVCVIGGGYTGLSAALHLAEAGLSVALLEASRLGSGASGRNGGQIHSGQRRDQDWLEAHVGLDDAKALWRLAEDAKALLHRLIARHMIDCDVKPGLIVADHKPSYVAHSHAYARKLNEVYGYPHAAPLTREELRELVGSDAYYGGMIDRGGGHLHPLNLALGLAKAAHTAGARLFEQSRALRINEAGDKVKVSTPRGVVEADWVLECGDGLQDGLDKRVDTHVMPIANYIAATEPLGERGREIISNGAAVADSRFVVNYYRLSGDGRLLFGGGESYTRRLRPNPGEFVRPYMLKVFPQLADVRIDYGWGGLLGITMTRMPFVRRLSPRVLTAAGYSGQGVMLAPYFGKILAEAVKGQLGRFDLLAGLPVPPFPGGPLMRWPLLVAGMSYYALRDRL; this is encoded by the coding sequence ATGGCGTTCGATACCGATCATCCCGCAAGCTGGTACGCCGCGACGGCGCACCATCTCTCCCCCTTCCCGCCGCTGGCGGGTACGGTCCGCACTGACGTCTGCGTCATCGGCGGCGGCTATACCGGCCTCTCCGCCGCGCTGCACCTCGCCGAGGCCGGGCTGTCGGTGGCGCTGCTGGAAGCCTCGCGCCTCGGCTCCGGCGCCTCGGGCCGCAATGGCGGGCAGATCCATTCCGGCCAGCGCCGCGACCAGGACTGGCTGGAGGCGCATGTCGGGCTCGACGACGCCAAGGCGCTGTGGCGGCTGGCTGAGGACGCCAAGGCGCTGCTGCACCGGCTCATCGCCCGCCACATGATCGATTGCGACGTGAAGCCGGGCCTGATCGTCGCCGATCACAAGCCCTCCTATGTCGCCCACAGCCACGCTTATGCGCGCAAGCTCAACGAGGTCTACGGCTACCCGCACGCAGCCCCGCTGACCCGCGAGGAGCTGCGCGAGCTGGTCGGCTCCGACGCCTATTATGGCGGCATGATCGACCGCGGCGGCGGCCATCTGCACCCGCTCAACCTCGCACTGGGCCTCGCCAAGGCCGCGCACACGGCCGGCGCGCGGCTGTTCGAGCAGTCGCGGGCGCTGCGCATCAATGAGGCCGGCGACAAGGTGAAGGTCTCGACGCCTAGGGGCGTGGTCGAGGCCGATTGGGTGCTCGAATGCGGCGACGGGCTGCAGGACGGGCTCGACAAGCGCGTCGACACCCATGTGATGCCGATCGCCAACTACATCGCCGCCACCGAGCCGCTGGGCGAGCGGGGGCGGGAGATCATCTCGAATGGCGCGGCGGTGGCCGACAGCCGCTTCGTGGTGAACTATTATCGCCTCTCCGGCGACGGCCGGCTGCTGTTCGGCGGCGGCGAGAGCTATACGCGCCGGCTGCGGCCGAACCCCGGCGAGTTCGTGCGCCCCTATATGCTCAAGGTCTTCCCGCAGCTTGCCGATGTGCGCATCGACTATGGCTGGGGCGGGCTGCTCGGCATCACCATGACCCGCATGCCCTTCGTGCGCCGCCTGTCGCCGCGCGTGCTCACCGCCGCCGGCTATTCCGGCCAGGGCGTGATGCTGGCGCCGTATTTCGGCAAGATCCTCGCCGAGGCGGTGAAGGGCCAGCTCGGCCGCTTCGACCTGCTGGCCGGCCTGCCGGTGCCGCCCTTCCCCGGCGGCCCGCTGATGCGCTGGCCGCTGCTGGTCGCCGGCATGAGCTATTACGCGCTGCGCGACCGGCTGTGA
- a CDS encoding DUF924 family protein: MSLPTAAEIIAFWREAGPDKWFEKDDAFDAAIRARFLAAHEAAAAGELDGWAQTAEGSYALLLLLDQFPRNLFRNSPRAFATDEKARAVADHAVAQGFDMEFDTLERRFIYMPFMHSEALADQERCIALCEASGDEEGTMYAVIHRDIIRDFGRFPHRNPVLGRDTSEEEHAFLKAGGFAG, translated from the coding sequence ATGAGCCTTCCAACTGCCGCCGAGATCATCGCCTTCTGGCGCGAGGCCGGGCCGGACAAATGGTTCGAGAAGGACGACGCCTTCGATGCGGCCATCCGCGCCCGCTTCCTCGCCGCCCATGAGGCCGCCGCCGCCGGCGAGCTCGACGGATGGGCGCAGACGGCGGAAGGCAGCTACGCACTGCTGCTCCTGCTCGACCAGTTCCCGCGCAACCTGTTCCGCAACTCACCGCGCGCCTTCGCCACCGATGAGAAGGCGCGCGCCGTCGCCGACCACGCCGTCGCGCAAGGCTTCGACATGGAGTTCGACACGCTGGAACGGCGCTTCATCTACATGCCGTTCATGCATTCGGAGGCGCTGGCCGACCAGGAGCGCTGCATCGCCCTGTGCGAGGCGTCGGGCGACGAGGAAGGCACCATGTACGCGGTGATCCACCGCGACATCATCCGCGACTTCGGCCGCTTCCCGCACCGCAATCCCGTGCTCGGCCGCGACACCTCGGAAGAGGAGCACGCCTTCCTCAAGGCCGGCGGCTTCGCCGGCTGA
- a CDS encoding acetolactate synthase 3 large subunit, protein MMREMTGAEMVMQALIDQGVEHMFGYPGGAVLPIYDAMFHQNQVRHVLVRHEQGAVHMAEGYARSSGKVGVVLVTSGPGATNAVTGLTDALLDSIPLVCITGQVPTHLIGTDAFQECDTVGITRPCTKHNYLVRDVNDLARIMHEAFYVAQNGRPGPVVVDIPKDVQFAKGMYVGPENIQHKTYQPRLKGDPEKIKAAVELLAKAKRPVLYTGGGVINSGPEASRLLREFARLSGYPVTSTLMGLGAFPASDKQWLGMLGMHGTYEANMSMHDCDVMLCIGARFDDRITGRVDAFSPNSKKIHIDIDPSSINKNVKVDLPIIGDVRHVLEDILTVWRGMKVEPDRQAIASWWGQIDRWRARKSLAFQPGDRIIKPQQAVKALYDAVKDKDVYITTEVGQHQMWAAQHFHFEEPNRWMTSGGLGTMGYGLPAAIGVQVAHPNSLVIDIAGEASIQMCLQELSTALQFNLPVKIFVLNNEYMGMVRQWQDLLHGGRYSHSYSESLPDFVKLAEAYGAVGLRCSNPADLDGTIQEMINVDRPVLFDCLVDKMENCLPMIPSGKPHNEMILPDHPEALDEAISEEGKMLV, encoded by the coding sequence ATGATGCGCGAGATGACCGGCGCCGAAATGGTGATGCAGGCCCTGATCGATCAGGGCGTCGAGCACATGTTCGGCTATCCCGGCGGCGCGGTGCTGCCGATCTACGACGCCATGTTCCACCAGAACCAGGTCCGCCATGTGCTCGTGCGCCACGAGCAGGGCGCGGTCCACATGGCGGAAGGCTATGCCCGCTCCTCCGGCAAGGTCGGCGTCGTCCTCGTCACCTCCGGTCCCGGCGCCACCAATGCGGTGACCGGCCTGACCGACGCGCTGCTCGATTCCATCCCGCTCGTCTGCATTACCGGCCAGGTCCCGACGCATCTCATCGGCACCGACGCTTTCCAGGAGTGCGACACGGTCGGCATTACCCGGCCCTGCACCAAGCACAACTACCTGGTCCGCGACGTCAATGACCTCGCGCGCATCATGCACGAGGCCTTCTATGTCGCGCAGAACGGGCGTCCCGGCCCGGTCGTCGTCGACATCCCGAAGGACGTGCAGTTCGCCAAGGGCATGTATGTCGGCCCCGAGAACATCCAGCACAAGACCTACCAGCCGCGCCTGAAGGGCGACCCGGAGAAGATCAAGGCCGCGGTCGAGCTGCTGGCCAAGGCCAAGCGGCCGGTGCTCTACACCGGCGGCGGCGTCATCAATTCCGGCCCCGAGGCGAGCCGCCTGCTGCGCGAGTTCGCTCGCCTCTCCGGCTATCCGGTGACCTCGACGCTGATGGGCCTCGGCGCCTTCCCGGCCTCCGACAAGCAGTGGCTGGGCATGCTCGGCATGCACGGCACCTACGAGGCCAACATGTCCATGCATGACTGCGACGTCATGCTGTGCATCGGCGCGCGCTTCGACGACCGCATCACCGGCCGCGTCGACGCCTTCTCGCCGAACTCGAAGAAGATCCACATCGACATCGACCCGTCCTCGATCAACAAGAACGTCAAGGTCGACCTGCCGATCATCGGCGACGTCAGGCATGTGCTGGAGGACATCCTCACCGTCTGGCGCGGCATGAAGGTCGAGCCCGACCGGCAGGCGATCGCCTCCTGGTGGGGCCAGATTGACCGCTGGCGCGCGCGCAAGTCGCTGGCCTTCCAGCCGGGCGACCGCATCATCAAGCCGCAGCAGGCGGTCAAGGCGCTCTACGATGCGGTGAAGGACAAGGACGTCTACATCACCACCGAGGTCGGCCAGCACCAGATGTGGGCGGCGCAGCACTTCCACTTCGAGGAGCCGAACCGCTGGATGACCTCCGGCGGCCTCGGCACCATGGGCTACGGCCTGCCGGCCGCCATCGGCGTGCAGGTGGCACATCCGAACAGCCTCGTCATCGACATCGCCGGCGAGGCCTCGATCCAGATGTGCCTGCAGGAACTCTCGACCGCGCTGCAGTTCAACCTGCCGGTCAAGATTTTCGTGCTGAACAACGAGTATATGGGCATGGTGCGCCAGTGGCAGGACCTGCTGCATGGCGGGCGCTATTCGCATTCCTATTCGGAATCGCTGCCCGACTTCGTGAAGCTGGCGGAAGCCTATGGCGCGGTGGGCCTGCGCTGTTCCAACCCCGCCGACCTCGACGGCACCATTCAGGAGATGATCAATGTCGACCGGCCGGTGCTGTTCGACTGCCTCGTCGACAAGATGGAGAATTGCCTGCCGATGATCCCGTCGGGCAAGCCGCATAACGAGATGATCCTGCCCGATCATCCCGAGGCGCTCGACGAGGCCATCAGCGAGGAAGGCAAGATGCTGGTGTGA
- a CDS encoding TetR/AcrR family transcriptional regulator C-terminal domain-containing protein, with protein MTTPPDPAGETFTERQQAVLDTVLALMVEQGGDVTMTAVARRASCSKESLYKWFGDRDGLLTATVRWQASKVRAGNYDRTRLDILALRDSLIRFAANWLGVISSPTSVALNRFAISQAGTRGSNLGAIMLANGRFAIGERLKPLLDAGREAGLLDFDDTETAFRTFIGLVGRDVQIRVLLGDRLSLSPSEIERDAARATDQFLTLCGTEKTGPGRNQTNA; from the coding sequence ATGACGACGCCACCCGATCCAGCGGGCGAGACCTTCACCGAACGCCAGCAGGCGGTGCTCGACACCGTGCTGGCGCTGATGGTGGAGCAGGGCGGCGACGTCACCATGACCGCCGTGGCGCGGCGCGCGAGCTGCTCCAAGGAAAGCCTCTACAAATGGTTCGGCGACCGTGACGGGCTGCTCACCGCCACGGTGCGCTGGCAGGCCTCCAAGGTGCGCGCCGGCAATTATGACCGCACCCGGCTTGACATCCTTGCGCTGCGGGACAGCCTGATCCGCTTCGCCGCCAACTGGCTCGGCGTGATCTCCAGCCCGACCTCGGTCGCGCTGAACCGCTTCGCCATCAGCCAGGCCGGCACGCGCGGCTCGAACCTCGGCGCCATCATGCTGGCGAACGGGCGCTTCGCCATAGGCGAGCGGCTGAAACCGCTGCTCGACGCCGGCCGCGAGGCCGGGCTGCTCGATTTCGACGACACCGAGACCGCCTTCCGCACCTTCATCGGCCTCGTCGGCCGCGACGTGCAGATCCGCGTGCTGCTGGGCGACCGCCTCAGCCTCTCGCCCAGCGAGATCGAGCGGGATGCGGCCCGCGCGACCGACCAGTTTCTCACCCTCTGCGGCACGGAAAAGACGGGTCCGGGCCGGAACCAGACCAACGCGTGA
- the mutL gene encoding DNA mismatch repair endonuclease MutL, with translation MPLRLLPSTLVDRIAAGEVVERPAAALKEIVENALDAGATRIEVVIDGGGRRLMRVTDDGCGMSADELALAVERHATSKLDTEDLLSIATLGFRGEALPSIGAVARLSITSRPRGSDTAHEIRVEGGAKSAVKPAALGFGTRVEVRDLFFATPARLKFLKSERAETAAAVDAVKRLALARPDVGFILVTDDRPPVTWPARSADAAGRRARIADVLGHEVGANALDIDGLREGARLSGLAGLPTYAKANSLSQYLFVNGRPVRDKVLIGAIRAAYADLLPSDRHPVTALFLDLDPHEVDVNVHPAKTEVRFRDAGNVRALIVRTLTDALALGVPRTASTAAEKLAQFARPEFRQGAGNPPRPGNYDWTRSWAAPDVAPREASPAGFREEAAGFDFGLGLALAPSADARANAAPPAPDLMERPLGAARAQLHETYIIAQTKDGVVVIDQHAAHERIVYEKLKAAMERDGLARQMLLVPLVVELDPSDAARLAERAAALEKLGLVLEPFGPGAVLVREVPSLLGDADVCALVTELAEHAAEWDDALPLERRLLHIAATMACHGSVRAGRRLRVEEMNALLREMEETPNAAQCNHGRPTFVTLALADIERLFARR, from the coding sequence ATGCCCCTGCGCCTGCTCCCCTCCACCCTGGTCGACCGCATCGCCGCGGGCGAGGTGGTGGAGCGTCCGGCGGCGGCGCTGAAGGAGATCGTCGAGAACGCGCTCGATGCCGGCGCCACCCGCATCGAGGTGGTGATCGACGGCGGCGGCCGCCGGCTGATGCGGGTGACCGACGACGGCTGCGGCATGAGCGCGGACGAGCTGGCTCTGGCCGTCGAGCGCCACGCCACCTCCAAGCTCGACACCGAGGACCTCCTTTCCATTGCCACGCTCGGCTTTCGCGGCGAGGCGCTGCCCTCGATCGGCGCGGTGGCGCGGTTGTCCATCACCAGCCGCCCGCGCGGCTCCGACACCGCGCATGAGATCCGCGTCGAGGGCGGGGCGAAGTCGGCGGTGAAACCCGCCGCTCTCGGTTTCGGCACCCGTGTCGAGGTCCGCGACCTGTTCTTCGCCACCCCGGCGCGGCTGAAATTCCTGAAATCCGAGCGCGCCGAGACCGCGGCGGCGGTGGATGCGGTCAAGCGCCTGGCGCTGGCCCGTCCCGATGTCGGCTTCATCCTGGTCACCGATGACCGCCCGCCCGTCACCTGGCCGGCGCGCTCCGCCGATGCGGCCGGCCGGCGCGCCCGCATCGCCGACGTGCTCGGCCATGAGGTCGGCGCCAATGCGCTCGACATTGACGGCCTGCGCGAAGGGGCAAGGCTCTCCGGCCTCGCTGGGCTTCCGACCTACGCCAAGGCCAATTCGCTGTCGCAGTACCTGTTCGTCAATGGACGGCCGGTGCGCGACAAGGTGCTGATCGGCGCCATCCGCGCCGCCTATGCCGACCTGCTGCCCAGCGACCGCCACCCGGTGACGGCGCTGTTCCTCGACCTCGATCCGCACGAGGTGGACGTGAACGTGCATCCGGCCAAGACCGAGGTGCGCTTCCGCGACGCCGGCAATGTCCGCGCGCTGATCGTGCGCACGCTGACCGACGCCCTGGCGCTCGGCGTGCCGCGCACCGCCTCGACGGCGGCGGAGAAGCTGGCGCAGTTCGCCCGCCCCGAATTCCGGCAAGGTGCTGGCAATCCGCCGCGCCCCGGCAACTATGACTGGACCCGCTCCTGGGCGGCGCCGGACGTCGCCCCGCGTGAGGCCTCTCCCGCGGGTTTTCGCGAGGAGGCGGCGGGCTTCGACTTCGGGCTGGGCCTCGCGCTCGCCCCTTCGGCGGACGCCCGCGCCAATGCCGCGCCGCCGGCGCCGGACCTGATGGAGCGCCCGCTGGGCGCCGCCCGCGCGCAGTTGCACGAGACCTACATCATCGCCCAGACGAAGGACGGCGTGGTCGTCATCGACCAGCACGCCGCGCATGAGCGCATCGTCTACGAGAAGCTGAAGGCCGCGATGGAGCGCGACGGCCTCGCCCGGCAGATGCTGCTGGTGCCGCTCGTGGTCGAGCTCGACCCCTCCGACGCCGCCCGCCTCGCCGAGCGCGCCGCGGCGCTGGAAAAGCTCGGCCTCGTCCTCGAGCCCTTCGGCCCCGGCGCGGTGCTGGTGCGCGAGGTGCCCTCCCTCCTCGGCGATGCCGACGTCTGCGCCCTCGTCACCGAGCTCGCCGAGCACGCCGCCGAATGGGACGACGCGCTGCCGCTGGAACGGCGCCTTCTGCACATCGCCGCCACCATGGCCTGCCACGGCTCGGTGCGCGCCGGCCGGCGGCTGCGCGTCGAGGAGATGAACGCCCTGCTGCGCGAGATGGAAGAGACGCCCAACGCCGCGCAGTGCAATCATGGCCGGCCGACCTTCGTCACGCTGGCGCTCGCCGACATCGAACGCCTCTTCGCGCGGCGATAG
- a CDS encoding 2,3-bisphosphoglycerate-dependent phosphoglycerate mutase translates to MSERLLVLVRHGQSEWNLKNLFTGWRDPDLTELGVEEAKTAGKRLKADGYTFDIAFTSKLSRAQKTLDLALAELGQTGLPTIENLALNERDYGELSGLNKDDARVKWGEEQVHIWRRSYDVPPPGGESLKDTIARTLPYYVTEILPKVLQGNRTLVVAHGNSLRALIMVLEKHTPESIMKRELLTGVPVIYRLKPDSTIESVVDLAG, encoded by the coding sequence ATGTCCGAACGCCTTCTCGTGCTCGTCCGCCACGGCCAGAGCGAGTGGAACCTGAAGAACCTGTTCACCGGCTGGCGCGACCCGGACCTGACCGAGCTCGGCGTCGAGGAGGCGAAGACGGCGGGCAAGCGGCTGAAGGCGGACGGCTACACCTTCGACATCGCCTTCACCTCCAAGCTGTCGCGGGCGCAGAAGACGCTGGACCTGGCGCTGGCCGAGCTCGGCCAGACCGGCCTGCCGACCATCGAGAACCTCGCGCTGAACGAGCGCGACTATGGCGAGCTCTCCGGCCTCAACAAGGACGATGCCCGCGTGAAGTGGGGCGAGGAGCAGGTGCATATCTGGCGCCGCTCCTACGACGTGCCCCCGCCCGGCGGCGAGAGCCTGAAGGACACCATCGCCCGCACCCTGCCCTATTACGTCACCGAGATCCTGCCCAAGGTGCTTCAGGGCAACCGCACGCTGGTGGTGGCGCATGGCAATTCGCTGCGGGCGCTGATCATGGTGCTGGAGAAGCACACGCCGGAGAGCATCATGAAGCGCGAGCTTCTGACCGGCGTGCCGGTGATCTACCGGCTGAAGCCGGATTCCACCATAGAGAGCGTGGTCGATCTGGCGGGTTGA
- the ilvN gene encoding acetolactate synthase small subunit, which translates to MPPVQEPAERHTLSMLVDNEPGVLARIVGLFSGRGYNIDSLTVSEVSHASHLSRITVVTTGAPPIIEQIKSQLDRLVPVHKVVDLTVVGKAVERELALIKVRGKGEIRQEALLIAESFRARTVDTTLESFVFEITGKPEKIDQFVSLLEPLGLVEVSRTGVAAIGRGPDGM; encoded by the coding sequence ATGCCCCCGGTCCAAGAACCCGCCGAACGCCACACCCTCTCCATGCTGGTCGACAACGAGCCGGGCGTGCTTGCCCGCATCGTCGGCCTGTTCTCCGGGCGCGGCTACAACATCGACAGCCTCACCGTCTCCGAGGTCAGCCACGCCTCGCACCTGTCGCGCATCACCGTGGTGACCACCGGCGCGCCGCCGATCATCGAGCAGATCAAGAGCCAGCTCGACCGGCTGGTGCCGGTGCACAAGGTCGTCGACCTCACCGTGGTCGGCAAGGCGGTGGAGCGCGAGCTCGCCCTCATCAAGGTGCGCGGCAAGGGCGAGATCAGGCAGGAGGCGCTCTTGATCGCCGAGAGCTTCCGCGCCCGCACCGTGGACACGACGCTGGAGAGCTTCGTGTTTGAGATCACCGGCAAGCCGGAGAAGATCGACCAGTTCGTCTCGCTGCTGGAGCCGCTCGGCCTCGTCGAGGTCTCGCGCACCGGCGTCGCCGCCATAGGCCGCGGCCCGGACGGCATGTAG
- a CDS encoding ABC transporter permease has product MAVKSSGRWLVLSVPYLWLLALFLVPFLIVFKISLSTDAIAQPPYEPIFDLSAGWDAFKEAFAQLSFENYSYVLSWDNEFIEAYGSSLWIAGVSTFLLLLVGYPIAYGMARAPKSIRPTLLMLVILPFWTSFLIRVYAWIGILSPEGLLNQLLMALGIISPDAPLQILATNTAVYIGIVYSYLPFMILPLYSALEKMDDTLLEAAADLGCPPFAAFWKITWPLSLPGVFAGCLLCFIPAVGEFVIPDLLGGSDTLMIGKVLWTEFSVNRSWTVSSAVAVLLLMVLVIPIVFYQNLQAREVEGR; this is encoded by the coding sequence ATGGCGGTGAAGTCGTCGGGGCGCTGGCTGGTCCTCTCCGTCCCCTATCTCTGGCTGCTGGCGCTGTTCCTGGTGCCGTTCCTGATCGTCTTCAAGATCAGCCTGTCGACGGACGCCATCGCCCAGCCGCCCTATGAGCCGATCTTCGACCTGTCGGCCGGCTGGGACGCCTTCAAGGAAGCCTTCGCCCAGCTCTCCTTCGAGAATTATTCCTACGTCCTGAGCTGGGACAACGAGTTCATCGAGGCCTACGGCTCGTCGCTGTGGATCGCCGGAGTCTCGACCTTCCTCTTGCTGCTGGTCGGCTACCCCATCGCCTACGGCATGGCGCGGGCGCCGAAATCCATCCGCCCGACGCTGTTGATGCTGGTCATCCTGCCGTTCTGGACCTCGTTCCTGATCCGCGTCTATGCGTGGATCGGCATCCTGTCGCCGGAAGGGCTGCTCAACCAGCTATTGATGGCGCTCGGCATCATCTCGCCGGACGCGCCGCTGCAGATCCTCGCCACCAACACGGCGGTCTATATCGGCATCGTCTATTCCTACCTGCCCTTCATGATCCTGCCGCTCTACTCGGCGCTGGAGAAGATGGACGACACGCTGCTCGAGGCCGCCGCAGATCTGGGCTGCCCGCCCTTCGCCGCGTTCTGGAAGATCACCTGGCCGCTGTCGCTGCCGGGCGTCTTCGCCGGCTGCCTGCTCTGCTTCATCCCGGCGGTGGGCGAGTTCGTCATCCCCGACCTGCTCGGCGGCTCGGACACGCTGATGATCGGCAAGGTGCTGTGGACCGAGTTCTCGGTGAACCGCTCCTGGACCGTCTCCTCGGCGGTGGCGGTGCTGCTGCTCATGGTGCTGGTGATACCCATCGTCTTCTACCAGAACCTCCAGGCCCGCGAAGTGGAGGGACGGTGA
- the dapB gene encoding 4-hydroxy-tetrahydrodipicolinate reductase — translation MRLVVVGASGRMGRVLIRAVDEAPDLLLVGAIDQPGSEFIGRDAGELAGLPPLGVKISDDALTHFAAADGVIDFTVPQATVGYAALAAQARIVHVIGTTGFSPEDEEKIAAASRHAAIVKSGNMSLGVNLLAALVRRVARTLDEGFDIEVLEMHHNRKIDAPSGTALLLGQAAAQGRGVTLEENGVFTRHGHTGARKAGDIGFATLRGGSVVGEHNVIFAGQAERIELAHKAEDRGIFARGALAAARWARGRKPGLYSMADVLGLADF, via the coding sequence ATGCGGCTCGTCGTCGTCGGGGCTTCGGGACGGATGGGTCGGGTGTTGATCCGCGCCGTCGACGAGGCTCCGGACCTGCTTCTCGTCGGCGCCATCGACCAGCCCGGCAGCGAGTTCATCGGCCGCGACGCCGGCGAGCTCGCCGGCCTGCCGCCGCTCGGCGTCAAGATCTCGGACGACGCGCTCACCCATTTCGCCGCTGCCGACGGGGTAATCGACTTCACCGTGCCGCAGGCGACGGTGGGCTATGCCGCGCTCGCCGCGCAGGCCCGCATCGTCCACGTCATCGGCACCACCGGCTTCTCGCCCGAGGACGAGGAGAAGATCGCTGCCGCCTCGCGTCATGCCGCCATCGTCAAGTCCGGCAATATGAGCCTCGGCGTGAACCTGCTGGCGGCGCTGGTGCGGCGGGTGGCGCGCACGCTCGACGAAGGCTTCGACATCGAGGTGCTCGAAATGCACCACAACCGCAAGATCGACGCGCCATCCGGCACGGCGCTGCTGCTCGGCCAGGCGGCGGCGCAGGGGCGCGGCGTCACGCTGGAGGAGAACGGCGTCTTCACCCGCCACGGCCACACCGGCGCGCGCAAGGCCGGCGACATCGGCTTCGCCACGCTGCGCGGCGGCTCGGTGGTCGGCGAGCACAACGTCATCTTCGCCGGGCAGGCCGAGCGCATCGAGCTCGCCCACAAGGCCGAGGACCGGGGCATCTTCGCCCGTGGCGCGCTCGCGGCCGCCCGCTGGGCGCGCGGGCGCAAGCCGGGGCTCTATTCCATGGCCGACGTGCTCGGCCTCGCCGACTTCTGA
- the ilvC gene encoding ketol-acid reductoisomerase, which produces MRVYYDRDADLNLVKGKKVAIIGYGSQGRAHALNLKDSGVKDIAIGLKPGSATAKKVEADGLKVMSVAEAAKWADLMMMATPDELQADIYKNEIAPNIRDGAAIAFAHGLNVHFGLIEPKSTVDVLMIAPKGPGHTVRGEYEKGGGVPCLVAVHQDASGNALDLGLSYASGVGGGRSGIIETTFKEECETDLFGEQVVLCGGLVELIRAGFETLVEAGYAPEMAYFECLHEVKLIVDLIYEGGIANMNYSISNTAEWGEYVSGPRIITAETKAEMKRVLTDIQTGKFTSEWMQEYRAGAARFKGIRRINDAHQIEEVGEKLRGMMPWIGKNKLVDKTKN; this is translated from the coding sequence ATGCGCGTTTATTACGATCGCGATGCCGACCTGAACCTCGTCAAGGGCAAGAAGGTCGCCATCATCGGCTACGGCTCGCAGGGCCGCGCCCATGCGCTGAACCTCAAGGATTCCGGCGTCAAGGACATCGCCATCGGCCTGAAGCCGGGCTCGGCGACCGCCAAGAAGGTCGAGGCCGACGGCCTCAAGGTGATGAGCGTCGCCGAGGCCGCCAAGTGGGCCGACCTGATGATGATGGCCACCCCGGACGAACTGCAGGCCGACATCTACAAGAACGAGATCGCCCCCAACATCCGCGACGGCGCGGCGATCGCCTTCGCCCACGGCCTCAACGTGCATTTCGGCCTGATCGAGCCGAAGTCCACCGTCGACGTCCTCATGATCGCGCCGAAGGGCCCCGGCCACACCGTGCGCGGCGAATATGAGAAGGGCGGCGGCGTGCCGTGCCTCGTCGCCGTGCATCAGGACGCCTCGGGCAACGCGCTCGACCTCGGCCTCAGCTACGCTTCCGGCGTCGGCGGCGGCCGCTCGGGCATCATCGAGACCACCTTCAAGGAAGAGTGCGAGACCGACCTGTTCGGCGAGCAGGTCGTGCTCTGCGGCGGCCTGGTCGAGCTGATCCGCGCCGGCTTCGAGACGCTGGTGGAAGCCGGCTACGCCCCGGAGATGGCCTATTTCGAGTGCCTGCACGAGGTGAAGCTGATCGTCGACCTCATCTATGAGGGCGGTATCGCCAACATGAACTACTCGATCTCCAACACCGCCGAGTGGGGCGAGTACGTCTCCGGCCCGCGCATCATCACCGCCGAGACCAAGGCCGAGATGAAGCGCGTGCTCACCGACATCCAGACCGGCAAGTTCACCTCGGAATGGATGCAGGAGTACCGCGCCGGCGCCGCCCGCTTCAAGGGCATCCGCCGCATCAACGACGCCCACCAGATCGAGGAAGTCGGCGAGAAGCTGCGCGGCATGATGCCGTGGATCGGCAAGAACAAGCTGGTCGACAAGACGAAGAACTGA